aaattttatgattttttgattggttgaataattaaaaagcaaatatataaatatatactaattaattaaacaaaatattttaattattaagaaaaataaaatatttttatgtcaaaaaaaaaattattttataaacctagaaatatttttattatatttttttgatttttgaaactattttaaattaattttgtaaagaaaataaaataaaatagaaaatatataaaacaataatCATGTGTGGCAAACCCCTCAGGTCTATGGTGAACCTGCAAGACAAGGAGCGTTAGATGAGAGAATTAAAATGATCTAATGGACAAGGACGTGTGGCGCATGGCAATAGTCTAGTCAGCGAAGCATCAGATCCGAGAATAAGACAAAACGCGCGCTTTTTCAAACTGGCCAATCAGATGGCGCCacgccttcgtcttcaacctccagccaatacttttaatagcgtttttttgCCAAAAAGCGTTGTAATAGATgaaactcatccctgcaaaatagcgaataggggtaaacaagcatagaaattttTTGCGACATATCCATTTGATTCGTCATGattcactgaattcaaccatgcccttaattttgtctaatttttccttttaagaaaaaccctaaaatagagttcaagaaccctaaaatggtatcttcatggatacatgttcaaacttcaattaaccatccagaaacgatcagaacaatgaactaaattcaaatatatgattacatcgtgctagatgtgagtgtatgatgagattttgttaagtttttgtttacacaaaccgtgagctatggtgCTCGATTCTTTgtgtttcaaagcttgaaactgattggaacaGGTTCAATgatgctcagagatgatgtttgagtgtttagttaggattaaaaatgacttaaactaaaaattcgaatttcaagtttctttgaaaattttaaatgtgTTACAAGTGAGTTATAAGCATAGGTTTGGTTCTGATCTTGTCTTTTTTTTTATGAAGTgttatacttcatttataggcaaagaaagtgcttaaaaactaagctaggaagcattgatgattttgttgaatttttgaatattataacatatgtagctttgaattcaagcaaccatggcttgatttttccacactcttctgctgtactagcttcttgtggcagagttgaatgtttcttgatgaccttagcttaatatccaagccacataacattatccttccatttctttttttaatttaatcttaaatgtaataaaattaaaccaaaaaaagaaataaatgttatgggcctttggTTGATCATGGGATGCCCTTATcattgttagaaacatgtttggatcatggaaatttggtctccttttgaaaaaaaacacttttggtcaatgttgatttcatgcattttcccaaaaaatagccaacttcaacaaggcataaatccctcaatttttatcatatgaaggagttcttgtactttttagaaacctcaagatgtcctctacaagccactttggaaactttttttcatttggagaagttatcttgatgttatggcctttgacaaaaaaccactttttgttgactttgaaaatgacctgtaatgtcttggttcatatttttcaaatggtgaatctaatgaccatgggaccaattgaatttgaaagataattgattttccttcaaaatgagctttggtttgaattttttggatgaaggatgagagagttatgaccagtcaaagttcagttgactttttaggagaaaaccctaattttgaaacttagggttttgttgatttttgatctttccttgatgaattatattcaaccaatgatcaaatgatgaatcttttgacaaaatatggatgttaacaaaaaatttcatttttgactatctgttgactttttggtcaaccgggtcgtctgttgactgtttgagctgctgactgtgcgtctgagcgaatttgaagtttgaaaatttgtatggtggtactttgagatattggaggtccatgaaatccattttaggtctcaaaaacttgttctcctgaaaaaaaacaaaaaccctagttagggactgttcgcgtaggagacagttaagcgtacctgatttttgtgcagtgctgagtctctgctaatcatgtgatattcagaagacttctagaacaaaaatcttggaattttgaaatgcaaaagattgatttgattgatggtacaaaacacggagaaatgcactgtcagcgggtttgactgtcaactgactgtttagaCATTAACGTAGcaattaaagtgaaaattcaacagtcaaagttaattttttttctttttgtttttttttgttgtattaatggtgaaaatttatttacatgagctGTTAGaacaacacagacataataaataaataatatatactgtatgcgagtaaaattaccgataataaccctaaaaaacatttaatgcacagaaaaataaatatttaactggaagaaaacacacaaaatattatcttaataattaaacaacagtacgacagatagtacgacatttaatactgacagtacaaatattacatattttaatgaacagtacgacgagtaaacggtacgttaaaaaataaaagatacgacaaactttaagaatgacgattaataacccatgctacaaataataacatataaatgattgggagtgtaaataacccaggtccacatttttcaggactatgcagacagaagaaggacatgattaccaccacgacggtgatgaccataagaaaacacgtttccatccgcttcgccatttttgccgggaaagaagagagaatgaatatgaagcagAAATTTGatagatgagttagaatttgatgtgagaatttatgaaaaaaatgagaggtatttatagagtgaaaagaaggatagagacgttggggaatgaagtgattccgtacaaaaaaggaaaatttgagtggtagtaggatttgaaagaaaagaTATATAGAagggtttgaaaaaagagatatatagaataaagttaggatttgattttgaaagaaagagatttgaaatgaaaggaaaagattttttttgaaaataatagaatatagtacaaaattagtgggaaacaaaagctaataataatttacttgttaccagtacagtctgaatccccggactctgcgcctgcaaaaagatttaattatgtaccaattgcgtcagtactatttatctgcaaataaatctcaaataaacagcgtgtgtgaaatgataaacagtaattggcgtttgcgtaagaataaattcaacagcgaaccaaaataccgtataagaaaaattctgaaaaccgagtattcataaaatcaggatatttatgaaataaaatccaagattatatgaaactctcaatttttagacagaagtctgttgcctactttctgaaaaaagatgcgggcaaattttggggtataacacacagCTTCGCCCCCACTTCACTAAAAATcaccctgcaacaaaacaaacaagtaccaacagtgtttcacacataCGTAGcatactaaggaataaaacactgacagcattcatttgtcacacaactcaactgactcgacaacttggtcggacagaccgacctgctctgataccactaatgtaacacccctttctaataccCCATATATTTAACgtataatcagagtaaataagtatgcatataaacaaagggcgtcacatcgatgtttctaaaaactaaaagctttcaaaagccaacatcattcatcatcaaatatacAATTACACCTGGTCATCAAGGTAGCACCTTTCACatgtcataattcatcaagaatatgcattcacagcggaaataataaatactcatgtatttcatgaATGATCAAATCCCATACCATAATCATATCTTAATATTAatccacaagataatataacgaCATATCAAAGATATTCGGCATTaaggcctctcaacaacaaataacaaagatacatgttcacaagataatatcataatacatatacaaaacaaaacatgagttcaatactactaatctcaacccagtgttacatgaccagagcattgactaaCTACCTAAGCTCCCAACAAAACTCGGACGCTATCCGGCTAATCTCACACGAGCTACTAAGCgttgaacctgcacgttaccatcAAAGGATaatattcaaacagaagggtgcgAATttaaatcattatgaagaaagtataataaagtacaatgatttaattaacaatcataggaattcatcacacctcgcataatcatgtaaatagtattattcaatatatttcacatgttcaagtatgcaacaaagTACAATAGTATAATATTCAaaaggattcaatactattattccaaatatgtACACAAACCATCATTGTCACATATTCACATTAATCACCAAATtatgtatccaaacatcaccaaattcaaACATCTCATACACatataacaatcacataattgcatatattcaaccgtgaacccaacgtttcaccgctttccgattcaatatctaaaattcaagccacgcttccgatccgaacaagaccaaagcccaccaaacatAAACATATAGCTTACCGCTTTTATATCTATCTCAAGGATCAAGCCATCACTTCTATTTCAAAGAAAATCACCTCTATCTCAAGACAAactatgctatgaatgtatgtacaatcatcaccaacacatatgcaattaagatcatcacTACCATCTTAACATTCCGCATATGACAATAATTCaattctatgaattatccaccaattgtacatatACACGTTCATAACGAATATACTATTCACATATATAGGCCAATTATCAAATACGAACACAaattccaattaacactagtaatcatactaccaatatatatatatatatatatatatatatatatatatatatatatatatatatatatatatatacacacacacacacacacacattcacAATCAATCAACTAATCGCTAGGATTCATGCCATATGGCTACCCAGAGAGAATCATTataaaaacaacatcattggcatagcaatatattattctcaacataaatatccaagacaaaacacaattacggtcaaattctcaaaataccgtaatttaccgataaatcgAATAAGtaatccaagtccaagtatattccaaacaCAATTAATTATCACATATCAAAGATTATCATCAAAATCTAATAATCACAAATCATAGAAATTTAGGGGTTTCACCCTAAACATGTAAAAACCTagaatttgaagaacaaaattcctaaatcatgttaatctacccattgacccaatcatactaacccataataataaggatgcTCCCCCTACCTTGGTAaatttggactctttcaccatagctctgagcttttctccaaaagaaatccttcctAACATCATttagagacacacctaaaaaccagttcgaaaattggcttatcagacgaacttaaaaccctcaaaatcaaaatcgctccggtcagaactttcctctatgggtcaggaacgttgtgtccaagtactGCAACGATCCAATGGTTGGGTTGAGAGATACGCCCGttttgccaaggtgactctatgctgaaacttgctgcgaaaattgaggcttcttccataatttttttcttctctcaagtgctcctcccttctttctcccccaaaatgagttatgagactccaactctaaaaccctaattttctactcttactatctctctCTCTTATATCAATTGGGCTTAACTcatcaatccatccattatgtttctatcacttagacccatttagttatatctctctaataactcaattaagccaaataacacaaacacacataattaaatacttaaataattattatatcacataataactaaataaataaataattattaacaacatctaataatataattactaaaataatctaataatataattactaaaataatagtGAATAAAATTGAACTGTTTCATGCGCCACGATgaataagaaataaaagaagataaaaaaagTTAACTGCGAAATTTACTTTGATTTTAGGTGAACTATATTATAAGATGACAAGAGTTAAACAAATGCTAAGATGTCAATGCGAGTGCGAAACCACTCTGATGCTAATAGAGGGGCACTAATGTGTATGTAAGAATCACATCGAAGGCTAACAAGTTAAGAGTCCGCTATTACTAACTAAAAATATTGAAAGACAATGTTGATTATGTAAACAAATGTAAAGAGTGTCATCGATACTCAAACAAGACACTTCGAAGTTGTTTGCTTGATTATGTATGGTTgtactttttatttatatttatatgtatattttgtcATTAATGCAAAAGCTTAACCAAGTATAAATGTTTACATCTATACGTATAGCTAGATGCATCACAAGTAAAACAAAACCAAGTGTCATAATTATAAAGATGCACGAAATTCCaatgacaaaaaaatattaaaaaaattgattggtCGTATAAGTAAAATAAAGTGTAACCACAAACTTCTCTTATCCAAAAACCAGTTCTTGTGACTCTAGTTTAACACATAAAAATATTGTTTGGTACTTAGAAGTTTGAAATAAACACAATGAGACCATATCCTACATGAACCAAAGCCATATTCCTAAACTAATCCTTCCACACCATGAATGATACAGTGGACAAATTGGTAATCTTCTTAGCAAAAAGAGATGGCATAGACAAGCTTGTGAAGACATTTCAGTATGTCTCCAAGCTTGCAAACTGGCGCGTGGAAACCACTCACCCTGACATATCCAAGAGGTTCAAAAATTGGGAAGTAGCTGCTGGCCTCAGCAGAAAAGCCTTCAGAACTGGAAGATTTCTCACTGGATTCAACACTCTTAGAAGAAATCCTGGTTCTACTCCCACTTTAAGGCTACTAGCAGTGCTTTCTAATTCAGGAGAAATGGTGTATTTCTTTTTTGACCATTTTCTTTGGCTGTCAAGAATTGGAACTTTGGATGCAAAGTTAGCAAAGAAGATGAGTTTCATATCAGCTTTTGGTGAGTCTTTGGGTTATGTTTTCTTCATTATAGCTGATTTCATTTTGTTGAAACAAGGGTTGAATACTGAGAGAAAGCTTAAAAAAAGTTCAGAGGGAAAAGAAAAATCAGAAGATGAGAAAGAGATTCAGAAAATAAAAGGTGATAGAATAATGAGGCTTATGGCTGTGGCTGCTAATGTTGCAGATTTGATCATAGGATTGGCTGAAATTGAACCCAATCCTTTCTGTAACCACACTCTTTCTCTTGGTATTAGTGGATTGGTTTCTGCATGGGCTGGTTGGTATAGAAATTGGCCTACATAAAGTCAAATTCCAATACCACACTTTGTAATGTAATGTTTCATTTTCAATTAATGAATGCTTAAATGTCTTGCCaataaattctattttttttctggTTTAtatctacaatttttttttttcctttccctCTATAAGTGAGACTTatagttttaaattgcggttgcagCTGCGGTTATTGTGATGCGGATTGTGATCGTTAtggtataaatttatttttatgaccATAAAATATAAGgttttttctttatccacctccctatgggggtcactccCAGCAAAAACCCCACTTtatccctgcttcggaaatgcatttccgaaatatttttttttctaaatttttccagacttcggaagtgcatttccgaaaaaatgtcaaaaattgggattttgataaattcggagatgcatctccgaaaaaccaaaaaaaatctaaaaatcccaaaaattaattttaggatattaattaatttatatatcataaattagatataatttatgagtaatgaataataataattatatattttgatataatttatgagttatgaataataattattatatatttctattctaattcatattttaaaatttaaaataattttaattaaaaaaactaaaataatttcacttagaaaatgagttataattttttatttatatatttatatatttataattattattatgtatttacaaaaaaaattaaaaaaatgagtgttttaatttttatatttatataataattataattattattatatattaataaaaattattatatatttatatatttatataataattataaaaataaaaaaaatgagtgttttaatttataataattattatatatttatatattaattattatatatttatatattatatatttatatatttcacttacaaaattaataattattatgatatatttatatatttctattctgattcataattaaaaatgagttataattttttattttgtttaaaaaaattaaaaaaagattttgtcttaattttatttaatgaataaattttatatttaattctatataattcaaaatttacttatgaaattaaaatgtttttgatttatataagttaaaaataattttgaactttaaaattgtttaggaaattttgattcaccttgattttattgattcaccttcattttattgattcacctagattttatacctattaattgtattgattcaccttgattttaattttttaataattattgaattctttcggaagtgtatatccgaaacattccaagaccaatttggtcttggaatatttcggatatgcatctccgaagacaccccctccaaaaaaaaaggtgttttcggaaatgcatctccgaaaacccaaaaaaggggtgttttcggaaatgcatctccgaaaacacctttttttcgtgttttcggaagtgcatttccgaaataagacaaattttgaaaaaaaaaaagtgtttcggaaatgcatttccgaagtgagggtattttggatttttcaccagaggtgaccaagaaaagagggaggtagggaaagaaatttccaaatataatactttataatttattttatattccgTATGTCATCCATTTCGTctctaaattttcatatatatgcATTAATAATTCGTCATCACTTTGAATATCTCTAATCCTTTTGAGACATATCTTAAATCTATGATATCAATAGAATGGACGGTAAACCAAGTACTTTTTTGCTAGCAATGTATAATCTGTTGCGGCCAGATGCGGGTTAATGTGGCCGTTGCGGCGTTATAATATGGCCGTTGCGGCGTTATGATGTGGTTTTTAGCGTAATTTAcgatcacaccgcaattgcggtcgGATGCAGACACTATCGCAACCGCAATATTGCGGCCGCATCACGTGATGTGGTCCACAATTTAAAACTATGGTGGAACTTccttttgagcaacacacctttgccGTACGCTCGCAaaaaatgaacaacagagtcgccactaacatatctatcctaaaaggaaaggaacgtcagcaaacctaaaacgaataagaacaaggtctttcgaccagagaactaggtacgggagtcggttacgcaaggggaaagtattagcaccccacacgcccatcgtactagatggtatccacctatgtttgtttctatctaaagggtgtgtctatTACTAAAGtctaaatgcaaatgcatgcaaaagaaacacgggaaaaaaaaagaatatttacaattgtgctcgcttaggccccgcgacccaatgcctacgtatccttttcaggaatcagagtgtcGTAGTTcagctcacatgtttttgtttgtttttgtgttttttagttgggcggcgttaacgttcacgctcttgcataaggggacgacctacgatgcgatcgagcggaaataacaatgcccttaagaatgcCAGGAAGGCAAGGGAGACCTGAGTTAccctttggttggtgttttttatgattgggaacttccactcaagtgattcccttaagcaagggagacgagagctttcattccttttttattattttgacatttattaatgttttagatgtcttcttggtattttttaaagggaatttattcaagtatttatcaagtgtttttgaagttgaaaagaaaaagaaatgataggGAAACTAGCCTAAGAATTCTAACCTAATGATTATTGTTTGTGTACAAAGGAGTGATTCTAGCCTAAAGTTATATTATGATTTACAAATCCTAAAGTCTATGAGAAATTGCAAATTAGAATTTACAAATACAAGCAAAATTCAAGCAATACAATGATACAAAATTGGTACAAaagcatgaagtaacaagtcaaaatatagtactaAAAGTGAACTAAAATACTACTGTTATTATGAGTTTTTTAATGTCAACAAGGGAAATCTAGTTCAAGCCTAACTATACTAAAAGTCTACTAATCCTAAAagtaatatttttattgtattcTATGTTATTTAACAAAACCATTTATAAAGAGGTATTAAAACaatgaaaattacaaaataaatgatttattaaaagtgctaaaacaattagaaaaattttaaaaaatagggaCAATTATCTACATATCCTAACGTGTCTAAAagtattttttatgcatttttcatTTAGATTAAAACTGATTAATGAGGTGAAAATTAAAGaggaacaaaattaaaataaaactaaaattctAGCAGTCAGGGGGTGTAACAGCAATTTCAGAATGCACTAAAATCTTTGTTATAAGCAAACTGGGCTAGGAACAGGGGGTGCAAAGAACAATAGAGTCGAGCCCAAGCCAAGTAGGTTGGGTGTGTGTTAGCAAAACAGGGGTGTAGTCCAGAAACTCCCCAAGCCCAATCACGAGTGGCCCAGTTGCATTTCTATTCTCTTTGtgtcattttatttcattattactTTATTCAACATGAATTGTATGGTAACGTGACAACAATATATATAATGTGCATATCAATTGGTCATATGGGCACTTAAGTGACTAAATGACAAAACTAGTTTCCAACCAACCACAGGATGACACGCCATCTTCCAATCATATAGATaaaacaaaattcacaaaaatctGGGAAAAAAAACCAATGATAAGGCGCC
The sequence above is drawn from the Vicia villosa cultivar HV-30 ecotype Madison, WI unplaced genomic scaffold, Vvil1.0 ctg.000052F_1_1, whole genome shotgun sequence genome and encodes:
- the LOC131623100 gene encoding peroxisomal membrane protein 11B-like, producing MNDTVDKLVIFLAKRDGIDKLVKTFQYVSKLANWRVETTHPDISKRFKNWEVAAGLSRKAFRTGRFLTGFNTLRRNPGSTPTLRLLAVLSNSGEMVYFFFDHFLWLSRIGTLDAKLAKKMSFISAFGESLGYVFFIIADFILLKQGLNTERKLKKSSEGKEKSEDEKEIQKIKGDRIMRLMAVAANVADLIIGLAEIEPNPFCNHTLSLGISGLVSAWAGWYRNWPT